A stretch of Aspergillus nidulans FGSC A4 chromosome VI DNA encodes these proteins:
- a CDS encoding alpha/beta hydrolase (transcript_id=CADANIAT00009877), with amino-acid sequence MDFSEYTGPSDEWVALERDLPADVPDLDPNQLKDAVNKTREEGAARELIEQGLSSKVTLRDHTIPTRDGYSLEARSYRPANVSPSEPLPIYIHLHGGGFLFGTLSSEDATCARIVASLHEQNTPVVVVNVNYRHTPEHIYPTAWNDTEDAFHWIHDHLSEIGGDGERLVMGGISAGAWLTASTTIAQATGRNKDLAQRPKIKGQVLMIPPLAHYNCYDPQLAQIRDPSVSSYVENRDAPVLPFKRMELFTSLLKVTGGKEVEKDLRLNPGNASKEDVKGLPPSTFGVAGMDVLRDEGLLYAKLLAENGVPTQTNVFKGVPHGFRRYGDRLSVCKKWDEVMAGGIKWALDDPAPGPFEIHAF; translated from the exons ATGGATTTCTCTGAGTACACCGGCCCCAGCGACGAGTGGGTTGCCCTTGAGCGCGATCTGCCCGCTGACGTCCCTGATCTCGACCCCAACCAGCTCAAGGACGCCGTCAACAAAACCCGCGAGGAGGGCGCAGCCCGTGAGCTGATCGAGCAGG GCCTCTCTTCCAAGGTAACACTGCGCGACCACACCATCCCCACCCGCGACGGCTACAGCCTGGAGGCACGCAGCTACAGGCCCGCAAATGTAAGCCCGTCTGAGCCTCTGCCTATCTACATTCACCTGCATGGAGGCGGTTTTTTGTTCGGCACGCTCTCATCCGAGGATGCAACCTGCGCGCGGATTGTCGCCTCACTCCACGAGCAAAACACGCCCGTCGTCGTCGTGAACGTCAACTACCGCCACACCCCAGAACACATTTACCCGACTGCCTGGAACGACACTGAAGACGCCTTTCACTGGATTCACGACCACCTTTCAGAAATCGGTGGCGATGGAGAGCGCCTCGTCATGGGCGGTATCTCCGCCGGCGCATGGCTGACTGCATCGACGACGATCGCTCAGGCAACAGGCAGAAACAAAGACCTTGCGCAACGCCCTAAGATCAAAGGACAGGTTCTTATGATTCCTCCGCTGGCACATTATAACTGCTATGACCCGCAGCTGGCGCAGATCCGGGACCCCAGCGTGTCGAGCTACGTGGAAAACCGCGATGCGCCGGTTCTGCCATTCAAGAGAATGGAGCTCTTTACGTCATTGCTCAAGGTTACCGGCgggaaggaggttgagaaggatCTGAGGCTCAACCCAGGGAATGCGAGCAAGGAAGATGTCAAGGGACTGCCGCCATCGACGTTCGGGGTCGCTGGGATGGATGTCCTCAGGGATGAGGGGCTGTTATATGCGAAGCTGCTCGCTGAGAATGG GGTTCCTACACAAACGAATGTCTTCAAGGGTGTCCCGCATGGCTTTAGACGGTATGGAGATCGGCTGTCGGTGTGCAAGAAGTGGGACGAGGTCATGGCAGGGGGGATCAAGTGGGCACTGGATGATCCTGCTCCAGGTCCTTTTGAGATCCATGCTTTCTGA
- a CDS encoding uncharacterized protein (transcript_id=CADANIAT00009874): MGTDLTQPPDGLIGGYKGDNASVKIVVVTFITLAIYNAVELVILILFTFQRYHGLYFWTMLLSGVMGVIPHSVGYLLEFFDVGPRWLGVAISTFGFYFMVPGQSVVLWSRLHLVVQNRKLLHFVLWLIIVDAIILLIPTTVLTFSTIYVRIRPIIVGYNVMERLQVAWFCAQEIFISSIYIWETAKLLRLRPEKNARRTRVLYELLAINLIIIAMDVTLLVLEYRGMWYLQTTLKAAVYSIKLKLECGVLRKLVEIVQPTRQDTSSTEQDSFPTFVNPEYIVGDVTHAAPPQRNDRDRIQYPWRTSTDSFSLSDRRRPVSISSALSRPP, translated from the coding sequence ATGGGGACCGACCTCACGCAACCTCCCGATGGACTCATAGGAGGCTACAAAGGCGATAATGCCTCCGTCAAGATCGTCGTTGTTACCTTCATCACTCTGGCCATCTATAATGCCGTCGAACtcgtcattctcatcctcttcactttccAACGCTACCATGGCCTTTACTTTTGGACTATGCTGTTGTCCGGCGTCATGGGCGTCATCCCGCACTCCGTCGGATACCTGCTGGAGTTCTTCGATGTCGGGCCCCGATGGCTCGGGGTTGCGATATCTACCTTCGGTTTCTACTTCATGGTCCCCGGCCAGTCCGTTGTTCTCTGGTCGCGACTCCATCTGGTCGTTCAGAATCGCAAACTCCTCCACTTCGTCCTCTGGCTTATCATCGTTGACGCGATCATCCTCCTAATCCCAACGACCGTCCTCACATTTTCCACCATCTACGTCCGCATCCGGCCGATCATCGTGGGTTACAATGTTATGGAGCGATTGCAGGTTGCCTGGTTCTGCGCACAGGAGATTTTCATCTCGTCAATCTACATCTGGGAAACGGCGAAGCTCCTTCGGCTGCGGCCTGAGAAGAACGCCCGCCGTACGCGCGTTCTGTACGAGCTCCTCGCAATCAACTTgatcatcatcgccatggaTGTCACCCTTCTTGTCCTGGAATACCGGGGGATGTGGTACCTTCAAACGACACTCAAGGCGGCCGTATACAGCATAAAGCTCAAACTTGAGTGCGGAGTCCTGCGTAAGCTGGTTGAAATCGTCCAGCCTACGCGGCAAGACACGAGCTCCACTGAGCAGGACTCGTTCCCGACATTCGTTAATCCGGAGTATATCGTTGGAGATGTTACCCATGCTGCACCACCTCAACGGAATGACCGTGACCGGATACAGTACCCGTGGCGCACGTCTACCGACAGTTTCAGTCTGTCGGATCGGCGACGACCGGTTTCAATATCTTCTGCGCTTTCGAGACCGCCGTAA
- a CDS encoding putative cell wall organization protein/glutathione transferase (Gto3) (transcript_id=CADANIAT00009875) yields MPHHEPSTADGWHGSIPDSFPAEPDRYHLYIGLFCPFAHRVNFVRHLKGLTELIDLSVVMPYPKGDSKGWPGWRFPASNDEYPGATVDRLFGEDYLHKIYFKADSGYKGRYSVPVLWDRKTGTIVCNESLELLRWLPNAFNDFIPSSLASIDLYPEHLRTVIDGLHSWILPHLCTGVYKAGFASDQDQYNKNVIPVFGALNKLEKIVFANGGPFILGYQMTEVDVTVYATLVRFDTVYVQHFKCNLGTVRHDYPVLNNWLKAMYWDVPAARESTDFRHIKENYTKSHYDINPKAITPLGPWPDVEEGVERDWTKLTVGGVSHPAVLEFEKELNEE; encoded by the exons ATGCCTCACCACGAGCCTTCCACCGCCGACGGCTGGCACGGCTCCATCCCCGACAGCTTCCCCGCCGAGCCCGACCGTTACCATCTCTACATCGGCCTCTTCTGCCCCTTCGCCCACCGCGTAAACTTCGTCCGGCACCTGAAAGGTCTCACAGAACTTATTGACCTAAGCGTCGTAATGCCGTACCCCAAGGGCGACTCCAAGGGCTGGCCCGGTTGGCGCTTCCCAGCGTCTAACGACGAGTACCCTGGCGCCACAGTCGATCGGCTCTTCGGCGAAGACTACCTGCACAAGATCTACTTCAAAGCGGATTCAGGATATAAGGGGCGGTACTCAGTTCCAGTACTGTGGGATCGGAAGACGGGGACGATCGTCTGTAAT GAAAGtctcgagctgctccgcTGGCTCCCCAATGCATTCAACGACTTTATCCCGTCCTCTTTGGCATCGATAGACCTGTATCCTGAACACCTGCGTACCGTAATCGACGGTCTGCACTCCTGGATCCTCCCACATCTCTGCACGGGCGTCTACAAAGCCGGATTCGCATCTGACCAAGATCAATATAACAAGAACGTGATCCCCGTGTTTGGAGCCCTCAACAAACTCGAGAAGATTGTCTTTGCCAACGGCGGGCCGTTCATTCTCGGCTACCAGATGACCGAAGTAGATGTCACAGTTTACGCTACCTTGGTCAGATTCGACACTGTCTATGTCCAGCACTTCAAGTGCAATCTCGGCACAGTTCGGCATGATTATCCCGTGCTGAATAACTGGTTGAAGGCGATGTATTGGGATGTCCCTGCGGCGAGGGAGAGCACGGATTTCAGGCATATCAAGGAGAAC TATACAAAGAGCCATTATGATATCAACCCCAAGGCCATTACGCCGCTTGGGCCGTGGCCGGACGTCGAGGAAGGCGTTGAGCGGGATTGGACGAAGCTGACGGTTGGCGGTGTCAGTCATCCAGCGGTTTTGGAGTTTGAGAAGGAGTTGAATGAGGAGTAA
- a CDS encoding uncharacterized protein (transcript_id=CADANIAT00009876) yields the protein MPLRQAARQPECLHSSLTYDPSPIAAQVHYTQPSVQDRQDAVTPSSPKETPAPPTRIDLKHFPAPLVLPGDDLALDPEQPPQSFQEWYDEEDRNPVTVKRRTVYLIGPPNVDRSAEEVNSWAAPTLGPETGTEAGYGAEGKKEAVLKPPAVDDILPYISAFFSGLPVKKLRPPPSKWKFTPWTEELPKRSKKVSYIALTTPKGEAIRIRTRPCPASDKLYLRQLNLDDLLDVAISILPEDAYALCMLVHHDLFEDDEDIFVCGRAYGGSRVAVVSTARYNPLLDDSLYVGRDHAWPGSHCVCYIEDICKDHDPDDSGTHSGRKRKRKKPGIRQQPHNRSGPLESALAAFISTPPQAGGDDLPALWRYRILRTVSHELAHCFGLDHCVYYACIMQGSASLAEDARQPPYLCPVDLAKVLAATGSSGQKRDQALLEYCEQPGTRDNKHFAALGAWLRWSLQLGSGSSSSLDGGLS from the coding sequence ATGCCTCTCAGGCAAGCCGCAAGGCAACCTGAATGCTTACATTCGTCCCTCACATACGACCCCTCTCCTATTGCCGCCCAAGTGCACTACACCCAACCCTCTGTCCAGGACCGTCAGGATGCAGTCAcaccatcttccccaaaAGAAACCCCAGCACCACCCACAAGAATTGACCTGAAACACTTCCCAGCCCCCTTGGTTCTTCCTGGCGATGATCTAGCGCTGGACCCAGAGCAACCGCCCCAGTCGTTCCAAGAGTGgtatgacgaggaggaccgGAATCCTGTTACAGTGAAACGGAGGACGGTCTACCTTATCGGACCGCCGAATGTCGACAGATCGGCAGAAGAGGTGAATAGTTGGGCAGCTCCAACACTCGGTCCGGAAACTGGGACTGAAGCTGGATATGGGGCtgaagggaaaaaggaagCGGTGTTGAAACCCCCGGCAGTAGATGATATTTTACCCTACATCTCTGCATTCTTCTCCGGTTTACCAGTGAAAAAGCTCAGGCCGCCACCGTCGAAATGGAAGTTCACGCCTTGGACCGAAGAATTGCCGAAAAGGTCAAAGAAAGTGTCCTATATCGCCCTCACTACACCCAAAGGCGAAGCAATCCGCATCCGCACCCGCCCGTGCCCAGCGTCTGACAAACTCTACCTACGCCAACTGAATCTAGATGACCTGCTCGACGTGGCAATTAGCATCCTCCCTGAGGACGCTTATGCGCTTTGCATGCTAGTGCACCACGACCTattcgaagacgacgaggacATCTTCGTGTGCGGACGTGCATACGGAGGCTCGCGCGTTGCGGTGGTCTCGACGGCGAGGTATAATCCTCTTCTTGATGACTCTTTGTACGTTGGAAGAGACCATGCATGGCCGGGGAGTCATTGCGTCTGCTATATAGAAGATATCTGCAAAGACCATGACCCTGATGACAGCGGAACTCActctgggagaaagagaaagaggaagaaaccAGGAATACGCCAGCAACCGCACAATCGCAGCGGACCCCTAGAATCCGCCCTTGCTGCTTTCATATCTACCCCGCCACAAGCGGGGGGAGATGACTTGCCAGCTTTATGGCGCTACCGCATCCTCCGCACGGTATCCCACGAGCTCGCTCACTGCTTCGGCCTTGACCACTGCGTGTACTACGCGTGCATCATGCAGGGCAGCGCCTCCTTGGCTGAGGACGCGCGGCAGCCGCCGTATCTGTGTCCCGTGGATCTGGCCAAAGTGTTGGCCGCGACGGGTTCGAGTGGACAAAAGCGGGACCAGGCGCTGCTGGAATACTGTGAGCAGCCGGGAACTAGAGACAATAAACATTTTGCGGCTTTGGGTGCTTGGTTGCGGTGGTCTTTGCAGTTGGGCTCCGGCTCGAGCTCCAGCTTGGATGGTGGCCTATCTTAG
- a CDS encoding uncharacterized protein (transcript_id=CADANIAT00009878) gives MVSLWPFKGEDTSPAGFEKALSALSEKITQTTTRLDLHRQHARRFKALWTLYTTFIYLLYSIILALVLGWENWGVKEYAAVLGGPVIIYLVRAGGTMFFEYRINHTQRYLDSLQKQRDETIEKLKVATKYNSTQQLLEKYAGDSPKPSRSKGGDHKPKPENKRKPSGQQQQPPQPQFHRTGLPPPPTANIRRPVPPPPEQPPSPYPSQQYQQPRPNMPPPGLDEPGFAPNAFPTQQYIEQSRWYDRLLDVLLGEDETQPKNRIVLICAACRLVNGQAPPGVKSLEEIGRWRCGGCGAWNGEDSAARKVLADIKAAAGPVSEPSDGEAETEHRFSTSTSDGASDGVIVTKEDDEQERNEVEVESQSGSGSGAETPAEDDEPASKIRTRSQNVTKRRARKG, from the exons ATGGTGTCCCTTTGGCCGTTCAAG GGAGAAGACACTTCCCCGGCCGGTTTTGAAAAAGCCCTCTCCGCTCTCTCCGAAAAAATCACCCAGACTACCACCCGCCTCGACCTACACCGCCAGCATGCCCGCCGCTTCAAAGCCCTCTGGACCCTCTACACCACCTTTATCTACCTCCTTTACTCGATAATTCTCGCGCTTGTCCTAGGATGGGAAAACTGGGGCGTGAAGGAGTACGCCGCGGTTCTCGGGGGACCAGTCAT CATCTACCTGGTCCGCGCTGGAGGCACGATGTTTTTCGAATACCGGATTAATCACACCCAGCGATACCTCGACAGTTTACAGAAGCAGCGCGATGAGAcgattgagaagctcaaggtgGCGACGAAATACAACTCCAcccagcagctgctggaaaAGTACGCCGGTGACTCGCCCAAACCCAGTCGCTCGAAGGGCGGCGACCACAAACCAAAGCCGGAGAACAAGCGCAAGCCGTctggacagcagcagcagcccccGCAACCACAGTTCCATCGAACGGGccttccccctcctccaaccGCCAATATCCGCCGGCCAGTCCCGCCGCCTCCAGAGCAACCACCATCGCCCTACCCCTCGCAGcaatatcaacaacctcgTCCTAATATGCCGCCTCCCGGGCTAGATGAGCCCGGCTTCGCCCCGAATGCCTTCCCGACGCAGCAGTACATTGAGCAATCCCGCTGGTATGACAGGCTTCTTGACGTCCTCCTCGGTGAAGATGAAACACAGCCGAAGAACCGAATCGTCCTGATATGTGCTGCGTGTCGGCTCGTCAACGGCCAAGCACCACCGGGCGTGAAGTCTCTCGAAGAAATCGGCCGCTGGCGGTGCGGGGGCTGCGGCGCATGGAACGGCGAGGATAGCGCTGCCCGAAAAGTGCTGGCAGATATCAAAGCCGCGGCAGGGCCTGTGTCTGAACCGTCGGATGGCGAGGCAGAGACCGAACACCGCTTCTCGACATCTACAAGCGATGGCGCCTCTGACGGTGTAATAGTTACgaaagaggatgatgagcaggaacGGAACGAAGTTGAGGTCGAGTCACAGAGTGGTTCAGGCTCTGGGGCCGAAACTCCCGCAGAGGACGATGAGCCGGCGTCAAAAATCAGGACCAGATCTCAGAATGTGACGAAGCGGCGCGCTCGGAAGGGATAG
- a CDS encoding amidohydrolase (transcript_id=CADANIAT00009873), whose amino-acid sequence MLFTHATILTLDSTRRIITDGAIYVPRGSNRISSLGKTAALLAQYPDEEKYDLTGRIVIPGLVSTHMHTAQTLLRGTADDLELVSWLCERIWVLQGNFTKDDGYAAARLSIAEMLKSGTTCFLESMFADRYGFEGLCQAVAESGIRGCLGKIVMDKGTYAADDAWAMHPGLIEDRETSLLGTVKMWEKWNGKADDRIRVWFGARTPGGVSDELYREMTAISREKNIPITMHCAEVKADRAFFGSVGHTPMTYCSSVGLLSPSTVLVHMVHLDDRDISLLSESGTHVAHCPTSNAKLASGTCRVPDLQTAGVNIGLGTDGAPCNNTCDLLQEMKLAAIIHKGASYDPTVVSAESVLEMATINGAKALGLDSEIGSLEVGKKADFVAIDTRGVSMQPWFNPVSAVVYTATGRDVDTVVVDGRVVVRNGELLTMDEGQIVKEAERRSREVVERAGLGEKVRPKWTVE is encoded by the exons ATGCTCTTCACTCACGCAACAATCCTGACCCTTGACTCAACCCGGCGAATCATTACCGACGGTGCCATTTACGTCCCCCGCGGTTCGAATCGCATTTCCTCGCTCGGCAAGACAGCGGCGCTGCTTGCGCAATACCCCGATGAAGAGAAATATGACCTCACCGGTCGGATCGTGATCCCTGGGCTGGTATCCACGCACATGCACACGGCGCAGACACTGCTTCGCGGGACGGCGGATGACCTCGAGCTTGTCTCGTGGCTCTGTGAGCGAATCTGGGTTCTGCAGGGGAACTTTACAAAGGACGATGGATATGCGGCGGCGCGGTTGAGTATTGCAGAGATGTTGAAAAGCGGGACGACGTGTTTCCTGGAGAGCATG TTCGCGGACCGCTACGGCTTTGAAGGGCTCTGTCAAGCCGTCGCAGAATCAGGAATCCGAGGCTGTTTGGGGAAGATCGTCATGGATAAGGGCACGTACGCTGCAGATGACGCGTGGGCGATGCACCCAGGGCTCATCGAGGATCGCGAGACGTCGCTACTGGGGACTGTGAAAATGTGGGAGAAGTGGAATGGGAAGGCGGATGACCGGATACGGGTTTGGTTCGGGGCGAGGACGCCAGGGGG GGTGTCTGACGAACTGTACCGCGAAATGACGGCTATCTCGCGAGAGAAGAATATACCCATCACGATGCACTGCGCAGAGGTCAAAGCCGATAGGGCATTTTTTGGCTCTGTGGGACATACGCCCATGACGTACTGCTCTTCCGTCGGGCTGCTATCTCCGTCCACAGTCCTCGTGCACATGGTGCACCTGGACGACAGGGATATATCCCTGCTGTCAGAATCGGGAACGCACGTCGCGCACTGCCCGACTTCCAACGCCAAACTTGCCTCGGGAACCTGCCGCGTGCCAGACCTGCAAACCGCTGGAGTGAATATCGGTCTTGGGACAGACGGCGCCCCCTGCAACAACACCTGCGACCTACTTCAGGAGATGAAGCTGGCTGCAATCATCCACAAGGGGGCATCTTATGACCCAACAGTTGTTTCGGCCGAGTCGGTGCTGGAAATGGCGACAATCAACGGAGCAAAGGCGTTAGGCCTCGACAGCGAAATCGGGAGCTTGGAGGTTGGGAAGAAGGCTGACTTTGTGGCAATTGACACCAGGGGGGTGAGCATGCAGCCTTGGTTCAATCCGGTCAGTGCGGTGGTCTACACGGCCACCGGGAGGGATGTGGATACTGTGGTCGTAGACGGAAGGGTAGTGGTTCGGAATGGGGAGTTGCTGACCATGGACGAGGGGCAGATTGTCAAAGAAGCAGAGAGGAGGAGTCGAGAGGTTGTGGAGCGGGCTGGATTGGGCGAGAAGGTCAGGCCCAAGTGGACGGTCGAGTGA